The following coding sequences are from one Frigoribacterium sp. Leaf415 window:
- a CDS encoding glycerol-3-phosphate dehydrogenase/oxidase — MAKSASVSLSTKLGPDERAAAVEALKTKELDILVIGGGIVGAGSALDAVTRGLSVGIVEARDWGSGTSSRSSKLVHGGIRYLEQLNFRLVREALIERGLLLQRLAPHLVKPVRFLYPLSKPVYERFYIGAGMALYDIFSWTGGRPPGVPHHRHLSKTQVLRAIPSLSKDAVVGGLTYYDAQVDDARYVSSLVRTASSYGAHAASRIRVEGFVKVGERVVGVKAHDYQTGEHFEIRAKQVVNATGVWTDDTQAMVGERGQFKVRASKGVHLVVPRDRIHSDMGMIFRTEKSVLFVIPWGRHWLVGTTDTDWDLDKAHPAATAADIDYILEHVNKVMAVPLTRADVEGVYAGLRPLLAGESDQTSKLSREHIVAHTVPGLVVVAGGKWTTYRVMAEDAIDEAVAALDGRIPSSTTMEIPLIGAEGYHAAWNKRGKIAKAFGVHKVRIEHLLNRYGTTTDEILDLIRDDPSLAEPLPGADDYIRAEVVYAASHESALHLEDVLARRTRISIEAWDRGESAAPVAAKLMAGVLGWSDDEAEAEVANYLKRVAAERASQLEPDDESADRVRLEAPDITFGFDEDDMVVAGADQGGAPKPGEKVTEPAGTPGDDTSAGSPGGRQG, encoded by the coding sequence ATGGCCAAGTCCGCGTCCGTTTCGCTCTCCACGAAGCTCGGCCCCGACGAACGGGCCGCAGCCGTCGAGGCGTTGAAGACGAAAGAACTCGACATCCTCGTGATCGGGGGTGGCATCGTCGGTGCGGGTTCCGCGCTCGACGCCGTGACCCGCGGGCTGAGCGTCGGCATCGTCGAGGCCCGTGACTGGGGCTCGGGCACGTCGAGCCGTTCGTCGAAGCTCGTGCACGGGGGCATCCGCTACCTCGAGCAGCTGAACTTCCGTCTCGTCCGCGAGGCCCTGATCGAGCGGGGTCTGCTGCTGCAGCGTCTCGCGCCGCACCTGGTCAAGCCCGTGCGGTTCCTCTACCCGCTCAGCAAGCCGGTCTACGAGCGGTTCTACATCGGTGCCGGCATGGCGCTCTACGACATCTTCAGCTGGACCGGAGGCCGCCCGCCCGGCGTTCCCCACCACCGTCACCTCAGCAAGACGCAGGTGCTGCGCGCCATCCCGAGCCTGTCCAAGGACGCGGTCGTCGGTGGCCTCACCTACTACGACGCCCAGGTCGACGACGCCCGCTACGTCTCGTCGCTGGTGCGCACCGCGTCGAGCTACGGCGCCCACGCCGCGAGCCGCATCCGGGTCGAGGGCTTCGTCAAGGTCGGCGAGCGGGTCGTCGGCGTGAAGGCCCACGACTACCAGACCGGCGAGCACTTCGAGATCCGGGCCAAGCAGGTCGTCAACGCGACCGGCGTCTGGACGGACGACACACAGGCGATGGTCGGCGAGCGGGGTCAGTTCAAGGTGCGGGCGTCGAAGGGCGTGCACCTCGTGGTGCCGCGCGACCGCATCCACTCCGACATGGGCATGATCTTCCGCACCGAGAAGAGCGTCCTGTTCGTCATCCCGTGGGGCCGTCACTGGCTCGTCGGCACGACCGACACCGACTGGGACCTCGACAAGGCCCACCCCGCGGCGACGGCGGCCGACATCGACTACATCCTCGAGCACGTCAACAAGGTCATGGCCGTGCCGCTCACCCGCGCCGACGTCGAGGGCGTCTACGCCGGTCTGCGTCCGCTGCTGGCGGGCGAGTCCGACCAGACGTCGAAGCTGTCGCGTGAGCACATCGTCGCCCACACCGTGCCCGGGCTCGTCGTCGTGGCCGGTGGCAAGTGGACGACCTACCGGGTCATGGCCGAGGACGCCATCGACGAGGCCGTCGCGGCCCTCGACGGTCGCATCCCGTCGAGCACGACGATGGAGATCCCGCTGATCGGCGCCGAGGGGTACCACGCGGCGTGGAACAAACGCGGCAAGATCGCGAAGGCCTTCGGCGTGCACAAGGTGCGCATCGAGCACCTGCTCAACCGGTACGGCACCACGACGGACGAGATCCTCGACCTCATCCGCGACGACCCCTCGCTCGCCGAGCCCCTGCCCGGGGCCGACGACTACATCCGCGCCGAGGTCGTCTACGCCGCGAGCCACGAGAGCGCCCTGCACCTCGAGGACGTGCTCGCGCGCCGTACCCGCATTTCGATCGAGGCCTGGGACCGCGGTGAGTCCGCCGCCCCCGTCGCCGCCAAGCTCATGGCCGGCGTGCTCGGCTGGAGCGACGACGAGGCCGAGGCCGAGGTCGCGAACTACCTCAAGCGCGTCGCGGCCGAGCGGGCGAGCCAGCTCGAGCCCGACGACGAGTCGGCCGACCGCGTCCGCCTCGAGGCGCCCGACATCACCTTCGGCTTCGACGAGGACGACATGGTCGTCGCCGGTGCCGACCAAGGAGGCGCGCCCAAGCCGGGCGAGAAGGTCACCGAGCCCGCGGGCACGCCGGGCGACGACACCTCGGCGGGCAGCCCGGGCGGTCGCCAGGGCTGA
- a CDS encoding cation:proton antiporter regulatory subunit produces the protein MVDVRRVKLPGVGVLHTFITDDGGKCGVITHRSGHSDLITFSDDVDGDHVKKVSLRLSEDEAHTLAELLGGTRITESLSALDQIPGLSIDWFTVDYDDHIAGQPLGDLGAKGVVGLTVVAVVRGDAANPAPSGDFKVFPGDTLVVAGSPEKVAKAFSFYRTGELKHRSPVDAPPGG, from the coding sequence ATGGTTGACGTGCGTCGAGTCAAGCTCCCCGGCGTGGGTGTGCTGCACACCTTCATCACCGACGACGGCGGCAAGTGCGGTGTGATCACGCACCGTTCGGGTCACAGCGACCTCATCACGTTCAGCGACGACGTCGACGGCGACCACGTCAAGAAGGTCTCGCTGCGTCTCAGCGAGGACGAGGCCCACACGCTCGCCGAACTCCTCGGCGGCACGCGCATCACCGAGTCGCTGTCGGCCCTCGACCAGATCCCCGGCCTCAGCATCGACTGGTTCACGGTCGACTACGACGACCACATCGCGGGGCAGCCGCTCGGCGACCTCGGCGCCAAGGGCGTCGTCGGCCTCACCGTCGTCGCGGTCGTCCGTGGCGATGCGGCCAACCCGGCGCCGTCGGGCGACTTCAAGGTGTTCCCCGGCGACACGCTCGTCGTGGCCGGTTCGCCCGAGAAGGTCGCCAAGGCGTTCTCGTTCTACCGCACGGGCGAGCTCAAGCACCGCTCGCCGGTCGACGCGCCGCCCGGGGGCTAG
- a CDS encoding cation:proton antiporter, whose protein sequence is MHLGEELIVLGILLLIAYVLGRAGKLIGLPSIPIYMIVGLLASTNTGWFPLSFESDNIELIAIFGLILLLFNLGLEFDQDEFFSNAGRLIVSGGSYIAINMGVGLIFGFMLGWGTREALIIAGMTATSSSAIVTKLLIELNRLANRETPMILGVTVVEDIFIAIYLAIVSVVLSGETDPGPVILKLGIAFAFLVVMFSVARWGGRVVSRLMRTRDDELFTVLFFGLAVLFAGLGEVLGVTDAIGAFLIGLIIGATKFRNRVEQFALPMRDVFGAFFFLNFGLGLNPALFPSVLGPVAVAVGMTVLLNVGAGQFVAWLNKLGPQAGINTTVILVNRGEFALILATLSAGAGLDERLQPFAGLYVLIMAVLGPVLASNSERIGSVLLRSRKKAERAEAEARRLEREARSGDEIALMEAALAGDDLEQTEVTEDDDERETERVRAGAARAASGRGAAGRHGAEGDDVDGTDDDDLDDLDAMDADEARVWAEQAGQQSDQRATRRRDPEY, encoded by the coding sequence ATGCACCTGGGTGAAGAGCTGATCGTCCTCGGCATCCTGCTGCTGATCGCGTACGTGCTCGGCCGCGCCGGCAAGCTGATCGGCCTGCCGTCGATCCCGATCTACATGATCGTGGGCCTGCTCGCCAGCACGAACACGGGGTGGTTCCCGCTCAGCTTCGAGTCCGACAACATCGAGCTGATCGCCATCTTCGGGCTGATCCTGCTGCTGTTCAACCTCGGCCTCGAGTTCGATCAGGACGAGTTCTTCTCGAACGCGGGGCGGTTGATCGTCTCGGGCGGCAGCTACATCGCCATCAACATGGGTGTCGGCCTGATCTTCGGTTTCATGCTCGGCTGGGGCACCCGCGAGGCGTTGATCATCGCGGGCATGACGGCGACGTCGTCGAGCGCGATCGTCACCAAGCTCCTCATCGAGCTGAACCGCCTGGCCAACCGCGAGACGCCGATGATCCTCGGCGTCACGGTCGTGGAAGACATCTTCATCGCCATCTACCTGGCGATCGTCTCGGTCGTGCTCAGCGGCGAGACCGACCCCGGGCCGGTGATCCTCAAGCTCGGCATCGCCTTCGCGTTCCTCGTCGTGATGTTCAGCGTGGCCCGATGGGGCGGCCGCGTCGTGTCGAGGCTCATGCGCACCCGCGACGACGAACTCTTCACCGTGCTCTTCTTCGGTCTGGCCGTGCTCTTCGCCGGCCTCGGCGAGGTGCTCGGCGTGACCGACGCGATCGGCGCCTTCCTCATCGGGCTGATCATCGGGGCGACGAAGTTCCGCAACCGGGTCGAGCAGTTCGCCCTGCCCATGCGCGACGTCTTCGGGGCGTTCTTCTTCCTGAACTTCGGCCTCGGGCTCAACCCTGCCCTCTTCCCGAGCGTGCTCGGCCCGGTGGCCGTCGCCGTCGGCATGACCGTGCTGCTCAACGTCGGCGCGGGGCAGTTCGTCGCCTGGCTGAACAAGTTGGGGCCGCAGGCGGGCATCAACACGACGGTGATCCTGGTCAACCGGGGCGAGTTCGCGCTCATCCTGGCGACGCTGTCCGCCGGTGCGGGTCTCGACGAGCGGTTGCAGCCGTTCGCCGGTCTCTACGTGCTGATCATGGCGGTGCTCGGCCCCGTGCTCGCCTCGAACAGCGAGCGCATCGGCTCGGTGCTGCTGCGGTCGCGCAAGAAGGCCGAGCGCGCCGAAGCCGAAGCCCGTCGCCTCGAACGCGAGGCGCGCAGCGGTGACGAGATCGCCCTGATGGAGGCCGCGCTCGCCGGCGACGACCTCGAGCAGACCGAGGTCACGGAAGACGACGACGAGCGCGAGACCGAGCGGGTCCGGGCCGGCGCGGCGCGAGCTGCCTCAGGGCGGGGCGCCGCGGGCCGTCACGGTGCCGAGGGCGACGACGTCGACGGCACGGACGACGACGACCTGGACGACCTCGACGCGATGGACGCCGACGAGGCCCGTGTCTGGGCCGAGCAGGCCGGTCAGCAGAGCGACCAGCGGGCCACGCGCCGACGCGACCCCGAGTACTGA
- a CDS encoding GuaB3 family IMP dehydrogenase-related protein encodes MTEVEIGVSKRARRAYAFDDIAIVPSRRTRDPRDVSVGWSIDAFQFESPVIAAPMDSVVSPATAIRIGQLGGLGVLDLEGVWTRYDDPEQVLAEIRELSDDDSVTRMQEIYSEPIKPELVRDRLAEIRAAGVTVAGALSPQRTQDLYQTVVDAGVDLFVIRGTTVSAEHVSKSSEPLNLKKFIYELDVPVIVGGASTYTAALHLMRTGAAGVLVGFGGGAASTTRASLGIHAPMASAVADVAGARRDYLDESGGRYVHVIADGGLGTSGDLVKAIACGADAVMLGAALARADDVPGGGFHWGAEAHHPELPRGRRMHVGTIGSLEKILYGPATTVDGTSNIMGALRRSMATTGYSDLKEFQRVEVVVAPYQPH; translated from the coding sequence GTGACTGAGGTAGAGATCGGCGTCTCCAAGCGAGCCCGCCGCGCGTACGCGTTCGACGACATCGCCATCGTTCCGAGCCGGCGTACGCGCGACCCGCGCGACGTCTCGGTCGGCTGGTCGATCGACGCGTTCCAGTTCGAGTCGCCGGTCATCGCGGCGCCCATGGACTCGGTGGTCAGCCCCGCCACGGCCATCCGCATCGGCCAGCTCGGCGGCCTCGGCGTCCTCGACCTCGAGGGCGTCTGGACGCGGTACGACGACCCCGAACAGGTCCTCGCCGAGATCCGCGAGCTCTCCGACGACGACTCGGTCACCCGCATGCAAGAGATCTACAGCGAGCCGATCAAGCCCGAGCTCGTCCGCGACCGCCTCGCCGAGATCCGGGCAGCCGGGGTCACCGTGGCCGGTGCCCTCAGCCCGCAGCGCACCCAAGACCTGTACCAGACGGTCGTCGACGCCGGTGTCGACCTCTTCGTCATCCGGGGCACGACGGTCAGCGCCGAGCACGTCTCGAAGAGCAGCGAGCCGCTCAACCTCAAGAAGTTCATCTACGAGCTCGACGTCCCCGTCATCGTCGGCGGCGCCTCGACCTACACGGCCGCGCTGCACCTCATGCGCACCGGTGCCGCGGGCGTCCTCGTCGGGTTCGGGGGCGGCGCCGCCAGCACGACCCGCGCCTCCCTGGGCATCCACGCCCCGATGGCGAGCGCCGTGGCCGACGTGGCGGGCGCACGCCGCGACTACCTCGACGAGTCGGGCGGGCGCTACGTGCACGTCATCGCCGACGGTGGCCTCGGCACCTCGGGCGACCTGGTCAAGGCCATCGCCTGCGGTGCGGACGCCGTCATGCTCGGTGCCGCGCTGGCCCGGGCCGACGACGTGCCCGGTGGCGGCTTCCACTGGGGCGCCGAGGCGCACCACCCCGAACTGCCCCGCGGCCGCCGCATGCACGTCGGCACGATCGGCTCGCTCGAGAAGATCCTCTACGGCCCGGCCACGACGGTCGACGGCACGTCGAACATCATGGGTGCGCTGCGACGCTCGATGGCGACCACGGGCTACAGCGACCTGAAAGAGTTCCAGCGCGTCGAAGTGGTTGTGGCCCCCTACCAGCCTCACTAG